In a single window of the Burkholderiales bacterium genome:
- a CDS encoding ATP-binding protein — MSKKAVPFQRPQAAVLARRLAEPRRFVQVVVGPRQVGKSTLVQQVVAGLGVPVRYASADEPTLRGAEWVGQQWEAARLEAAGAGKAGAVLVLDEIQKMPGWSEAVKRLWDEDTRARRPLKVVLLGSAPLLVTQGLSESLAGRFETLHLPHWSFEEMRAAFGWSLDEYLFFGGYPGAAPLASEPRRWARYVADSLIETSIARDVLLLARVDKPALLRRLFELACRYSGQVLSYTKMLGQLQDAGNTTTLAHYLDLLAGAGMVCGLQKYAGDAARSRGSSPKLQVLNTALLTATSGLTPDEARADTEFCGRLVESAVGAHLANAAAAGECALYYWRERNQEVDFVVKAGRRLAAIEVKSGRAPQAHRGTAAFAGAFKPSRSLLVGGDGIELGEFLSRPVLHWISG; from the coding sequence ATGAGCAAAAAGGCCGTACCCTTCCAGCGCCCGCAGGCCGCCGTCTTGGCCCGGCGGCTGGCCGAGCCGCGCCGCTTCGTGCAGGTGGTGGTGGGGCCGCGGCAGGTGGGCAAGTCCACGCTGGTGCAGCAGGTGGTCGCGGGGCTCGGCGTGCCGGTGCGCTACGCCAGCGCCGACGAGCCGACGCTGCGCGGCGCCGAATGGGTCGGCCAGCAGTGGGAGGCCGCGCGGCTCGAAGCCGCCGGCGCCGGCAAGGCCGGCGCGGTGCTGGTGCTGGACGAGATCCAGAAGATGCCGGGCTGGTCGGAGGCGGTCAAGCGCCTGTGGGACGAGGACACGCGCGCGCGGCGGCCGCTCAAGGTGGTGCTGCTGGGCTCGGCGCCGCTGCTCGTGACGCAGGGCCTCAGCGAGAGCCTGGCCGGGCGCTTCGAGACGCTGCACCTGCCGCACTGGTCGTTTGAAGAGATGCGCGCGGCCTTCGGCTGGTCGCTCGATGAGTATTTGTTCTTCGGCGGCTATCCGGGCGCAGCGCCGTTGGCTTCCGAGCCGAGGCGCTGGGCGCGCTACGTGGCCGACAGCCTGATCGAGACCTCGATCGCGCGCGACGTGCTGCTGCTCGCGCGCGTGGACAAGCCGGCGCTGCTGCGGCGGCTGTTCGAGCTCGCCTGCCGTTACTCGGGGCAGGTGCTCTCGTACACGAAGATGCTCGGCCAGTTGCAGGACGCCGGCAACACCACGACGCTCGCACACTACCTCGATCTGCTCGCCGGCGCGGGCATGGTGTGCGGCCTGCAAAAGTACGCGGGCGACGCCGCCCGCAGCCGCGGCTCCAGCCCGAAGCTGCAGGTGCTCAATACGGCGCTGCTGACGGCGACATCGGGACTCACGCCGGACGAAGCGCGGGCCGATACGGAGTTCTGCGGCCGCCTGGTGGAATCCGCGGTGGGCGCGCACCTGGCCAATGCTGCGGCGGCCGGCGAGTGCGCGCTCTACTACTGGCGCGAGCGCAACCAGGAGGTGGACTTCGTCGTCAAGGCCGGGCGCCGGCTCGCCGCGATCGAAGTCAAGAGCGGGCGCGCGCCACAGGCCCACCGTGGCACGGCGGCGTTCGCGGGGGCCTTCAAGCCCTCGCGCAGCCTGCTCGTGGGCGGCGACGGGATCGAGTTGGGTGAGTTCCTGTCCAGGCCGGTACTGCACTGGATCTCCGGATGA